From the genome of Nicotiana sylvestris chromosome 2, ASM39365v2, whole genome shotgun sequence, one region includes:
- the LOC104212423 gene encoding anthocyanidin 3-O-glucosyltransferase 5-like, which yields MDRSQLHIAILSSPGMGHLIPVLVLGNRLATHHNIKITILAITTSSSSAETEFLKKSTLTNEKKTIEIIPIPSVDISHLINSSIKVFTQLRLLVREALPKIHCTIASMTHRPDALIVDIFCTQILPIAEEFNIFKYAYHPTTAWTLALALYCQVFDKEIEGEYVDLKEPLKIPGCKALRPDDVVDPLLDRSDQQYEEYVKLGLEYAAFDGILINTWEDLEPETIKALRNNEKLRSVLKVPVFPIFPVGPLRRTVETTERDEVIKWLDKQNHGSVLYVSFGSGGTLSTKQMTELAWGLELSQQKFVWVVRPPSDGDADSAYLNSTGKETRGMPGYLPEGFLTRTNEMGLVVPMWAKQVEILGHSSVGGFLTHCGWNSTVESLTNGVPMIAWPLYAEQKMNAAMLTEELGVAIRPEVLPTKVVKREEIEGMVRMLMYTKEGKTIREKAKKLKKSAENALSDGGSSYNSIYELVKDIRSRLL from the exons ATGGATAGATCACAGCTTCATATTGCTATACTCTCAAGCCCTGGAATGGGTCATTTAATCCCAGTTCTAGTCTTAGGCAACCGATTAGCCACTCACCATAACATCAAAATTACAATTCTTGCTATCACAACCAGCTCTTCTTCAGCAGAAACCGAATTTCTCAAGAAATCCACTCTCACCAATGAGAAAAAAACTATAGAAATAATCCCTATTCCTTCAGTCGATATTTCCCACCTAATAAATTCCAGCATTAAAGTTTTCACTCAATTACGACTATTGGTCCGCGAAGCCTTGCCCAAAATTCATTGCACTATAGCTTCCATGACTCATCGTCCAGATGCTTTAATTGTCGACATTTTTTGCACACAAATATTGCCGATTGCTGAAGAATTTAACATTTTTAAGTACGCGTACCATCCAACTACTGCGTGGACATTAGCGTTAGCTCTATATTGTCAAGTTTTTGACAAAGAAATTGAGGGTGAATATGTTGATCTTAAAGAGCCTTTGAAAATTCCAGGTTGCAAAGCACTGCGACCTGATGACGTGGTGGATCCATTGCTTGATCGGAGTGATCAGCAGTATGAAGAGTATGTTAAGCTAGGATTGGAATACGCAGCTTTTGATGGAATCTTGATTAATACTTGGGAAGATTTAGAACCTGAGACTATTAAAGCACTTCGAAATAATGAGAAATTGAGATCGGTACTAAAGGTTCCTGTTTTTCCAATATTTCCAGTTGGTCCCTTGAGGAGAACAGTTGAAACAACTGAACGTGATGAG GTGATTAAATGGTTAGACAAGCAAAATCATGGGTCAGTTCTATATGTATCTTTTGGAAGTGGTGGAACACTTTCAACTAAGCAAATGACCGAGCTTGCATGGGGTTTAGAATTAAGCCAACAGAAATTTGTTTGGGTTGTACGTCCCCCGTCCGACGGTGATGCAGATAGTGCCTATCTAAACTCTACCGGAAAAGAGACACGTGGCATGCCGGGATACTTGCCGGAAGGGTTCTTAACTAGGACTAATGAGATGGGCTTAGTAGTGCCTATGTGGGCCAAACAAGTCGAAATTTTGGGCCACTCATCGGTGGGTGGCTTTTTGACTCATTGTGGATGGAATTCAACGGTGGAGAGCTTGACCAATGGAGTTCCTATGATTGCATGGCCATTATATGCTGAACAAAAAATGAACGCCGCCATGTTGACGGAGGAGCTAGGGGTGGCGATTCGGCCGGAGGTTTTGCCGACGAAGGTGGTGAAGAGAGAGGAGATAGAGGGAATGGTGAGAATGTTGATGTACACGAAAGAAGGAAAGACTATAAGGGAAAAGgctaagaaattaaagaagagtGCGGAAAATGCACTAAGTGATGGAGGTTCATCTTACAATTCCATTTATGAGCTTGTGAAGGATATTCGGAGTAGATTGTTATAA